A window of Aromatoleum bremense genomic DNA:
AACTGAGGAGAACACCATCCGCGGTCCACTTGGTGTCTGGAATCTGAACACATTCAGGTCAAACACTCGTCTCGGTCGCTCGCTTCATGACGTCACCCCGGGGCTTTCGTGACGGTGTCGCAAATCCGGGCAGTGTCGGTTTTTGCGACAGGGTGACGCGAGTGAGTGTCACCATCGCGTAGCGTGACGCGGAGAGACCGAGCAAACGCCGGGATGAACAAGCCGCAAATGCGCTTCGGATCGTAGAGGCAGCGCCGACCTGCCATTAGCAGCGGGATGTCCTCGCGCCGCTCAGCGCCGGGACATGGATGTGGACGACGTTTTCAGGCGATACAGGAGGTCGTGACGAAACTTGCCGTCGGCGACCAGTGCAAACGGACGGGGGTGAAAGTCTCCGCCGAATGGCAGTACGCGGTGAGACCGAGCAAACAGCGCGACCCGGCAGTCTCGGTCATAGGGAATCAAATAGGCCGGCCGCAAATATGCATCGGCGGAACACGCGCCGACGACTCACGGATATACCGGATATACCAATACCCGCAGGCCATGATGCGGTTGGCCTAACGTAGCGTTTCCGGAACCAAGCGACCTATGCGGCACGCGCGCAACAACAGCGGAAGCAGCGCAGGCATCGGAAACCGCGAATGGAACCATGACGATTTCGTCATGGTTCCCGGAATATCGTGTCGCAAACACCAGCTCTCGACATTCCGCTGACTGGATAGCGGGAGGCACCGAGTTCCGGATCAGCCGCCCATATCAAACAGCAGTGATACATCTGGTGGGCGAGTCGGCGGCGACGCGATTCCACGCGACGTACGCGGATGTAATCCCCAGCACGACCGCGGCGACCGGTCCGGCAGCGACCATGCCGAGGTTCCATGCCCCGGCGCCCCACCCTATCGACCCGAGTAGCGAGCGCGCCGTGACACACTCTGCCAGGCCGCGTGAATTTGCGTATTGCACGGCGCCGAGCTTCAGCCCGACCACCGCAACAATCCCCGCTGGCGTGCCGATGAGTGCTGCAACCGCCGGGTTGCCTTCTGCGAATCCCATGCCGAGTGCCGCTGCGGTTGTGCCGATGTCGGCGGCCTGCCCGGCCATCGCGAGATCCACCGCGGCGGCGGATTCGATGACGGCGTGTTCCTCGCGTACCACTTTGCCATCCTCGACATACAAGGACATGACACCGCGTTGCTCATAGGGCTGGCCATCGAACTGCATTGCGGTGTAATACCATGCGTCGATACGGCCATCGAATTGCTGCGCGTGGGTGATTTCGATTGTCCGGCCTGTCGATCTGGAATAGAGGGCTGCGTAGTCCGGCTCGTGGGCAAGAAATGTCCCGTCCTCATATCGCGCCTTGAATTCGTCGAGCGGGGAAGCGAACGCGTGGGCCGCCATGGCTGCCAACGACAGGACGACGACAAGTGCCGCCAGGAACGCCGTTGCGCACCTCGGAAACTTACCAGCCTCCTGCTCCCACCGATGCGGCTCGATCACCGGCATACACAGAATCAGTCTCATGGTTTTCCCCTTGGCGGATTGTTGAAATCACCGCATGCGTTCGGTTTGCGCTTTAAAAATCCCTGATCAATTGACGAATTTGAGAAGCGTGGAAATGGGGTCAGAGTCGACTTATTTGTGTTCTCCTTCACCGACGAGATGGGAAGAAAGTCGGGTCTGCCCCCCGTTTTCCGTCTTCCTATTCCCTATTCCTGGCGCGCCCTGCGTCGGTCGGTAAGCGCCAGTGCAGCGAGCCCGATTCCGAGCAAAGCCAGCAGCCCCGGCTCGGGAACGGCGGTCGGGCCGATATCCGAGGGACGGGCGACGACGATGCCCTGCAGGGTCAGATCCAGCGTATAGGCGGAACGGGTCGCGGCGACCCCGACATCGGCATCGGAGAAGAACAGGCGGTACGTGGAGCTGAAGGTCCCCTCGGCAGAGGTATCCATCATCGCCGTGTAGCCGAGGAGGCCACCGGCCTCCAAACCGGCAAAAGTCGCGAGATCGCTGCTGAAGGGTCCGGAGAACGGGTCGAAGCCGTCGAGATCCAGGCCGACGCGATCGCCCGCGAGGTTCAAGATGTCGAAGCTCAGGCTCGCGGCGTCGTCCAGGAACAGCGTGCCGAAATCCAGCGTCAGCGCCGTGAGGCCGGGCGCCGCGTGCAGCAGGTAATCGTAGGTGACGCCGACCTCACCCGCCCACGTCACACCGTAGCTCGTGGTCTCGGTACCGGTGAAAAGGCTCGTCGTCTGCATTGCCGACAGCGTCGGCGCACTGCGGCTGACGTCGATCGTGCCGCCACCGACGTAACTGCCGAGGTCCGCGGAAGAAATCGTCGCCGTGAGGTTCGTCGCGGCCGACGAGGTCGTACCTGTCCCGCTGCAGCCCCCCCTGCGATTGGCCGTACAGTCGTCAGAACCGCTGATCGCCGGCGAAAAAGTGTTATCCACGCCCGGCGCGACAATCTTCGCCGTGCTCTGCCCCGTGCCGGTGGTGGTGCCAACTTGGTTCGGACCGGTATTGGATCCGTCGGTGGACGACACAGTCACCGTCTGCGTCCGCGTCGAGGAGAGGTTCAGCGTCGCACCCGTCAGCACACCGGCGCTCGCGTCGAACTGTGCAAGCTCGCTGGTGCCGAAACTCGTGCTGCTGACGGTCGTCGCGCCCCCGCCCTCGGTGTCGGTGACGCTCGCCGATTCGCTGAAGGCCACCGTATTCGTCATCAGCAGCGCATGCGCTGCGGACGGCACAATCGCCGCGAAGAGTGAGGCAATGGCGATGCCGGAAGTTCTGAGCTGTGTTTGCATTTTTGTTGTCCTTTGCATTTGCGGATGGAATGCACGCAAATCCCCCTGCCAGCTCCGCCATGCATTTTCCGGACCAGAATCTAAATCGCCTTTCCTCCCAAGCCCTTGCAAATCAATAGCGGGACGCCGAGCAGACGAATGTAAAAATTTCCGACAAACCTTCAGAACGAGGTCTGCCTCACCTTCTGCGAGATCACGTCAGGAAAATGGGGCCAGCCGCGGCATTCCGGTGACAGGACAGCGGCAAGCGCCGGGCCCCGGTTCGGCCGTGGCGGCAGCGGTGCCTGGCGGTCGCTCGCTACCCGGCCAGTTGCGCCGCGCGCAGAAAGCGATAAACCGTCGAGCGCGATACGCCCAGCGCCGCGGCGGCCGCGCTGACGTTGCCGTCCAGTTTGTCGAGCACCCAGACGATGTAGTCGCGCTCGAAGTCTTCGAGCGGCGTGATGGCGGAAAAGGCGCGCTGCGCAGCCGGTATCGACGCTTTTTCCGGCGGGATCGACAGGATCGAGCAGACCGTCGCCTCGTCGATCGTCTCGCCGTCGTTGAAGACCAGCAGGCGCTCGATGACGTTGCGCAGTTCGCGCACGTTGCCGGGCCAGGGGTAATCGACCAGGCGCGACAGCGCCGGCGGGGAGACGCGCGGCAGGCGGGTTACATGGGACGCGGCGCGGCGCATCAGGTAGTCGACGAGCAGCGGGATGTCCTCGCGCCGCTCGCGCAGCGCCGGCACATGGATATGGACGACATTCAGCCGATACAGGAGGTCGTGACGGAACGTGCCGTCGGCGACCAGCGCGTCGAGATCGCGGTGCGTCGCCGCGATGACGCGGGCATGGGTGTGGCGCAGCGCCGTCGCGCCAAGTTACCGGAATTCGCCGCTGTCGAGCACGCGCAGCAGCTTCGCCTGGCAGGCAGCGGGAAGTTCGCCGATTTCATCGAGGAACAGCGTCCCGGCGCTCGCGATCTGGAAGAGGCCATCCTTATCGTTCGTCGCGCCGGAAAACGCGCCGCGTTTGTGGCCGAAAAGCTCGCTTTCGACGAGATCGTCGTCGAGCAAGCCGCAGTTCAGCGGCACATAGGATTCGGCCGCGCGGCCACTCCAGCGGTGCAGCGCGCTCGCGACGACCTCCTTGCCGGCGCCGCTCTCGCCAGTAATCAGCACCGGCAGATCGAGTGGCGCGGCCTTGCGGACGAGCGTGAGCATGCGCTGCCAGGCGGCGCTCTCGCCGACCACCGCGGCCTCCTCCGGGCCGCGCAGATGGGCGATCTCCGCGCTCAGCACTGCGCAGCGCTGCGCCATCGCGCGCTTTTCGAGCGCCCGCTCGACGACGATGTCGAGCTCGGTCAGCTTGTAAGGTTTCGACAGGTAGTCGAAGGCGCCGAGCTTCATCGCCGAGATCGCGGTATCGACATTGCCGTGCCCGGTCAGGATCACGACTTCGATCAGCGGATCGAGCACCTTGAGGCGCTTCAACACCTCGATCCCGTCGATGCCCGGCATCTTGATGTCGACGAGCGCGAGGTCGATTCCGCCGTGCTGTGCGCATTCGAGCCCCGCCTCGCCGTCCGCGGCCTCGCTGAGGCGATAGCCGGCGCGGCCGAGCCGGCTGGTGAGCAGCTGGCGGTACAGCGCTTCGTCGTCGACGATCAGGATATGTCGGTTCATCGGTGCGCGCCCTCGATGCCTGCTTCGTCGTACGGCAGCGAAATCCGGAACCATGCCCCGCCTTCGTGCCGGTTGCCGCAGGTGATCCTGCCGTGCAGCTCGGACATGATGCCGTAACAGATCGACAGGCCGAGGCCGGTGCCGCGGCCCGGCGGCTTGGTCGTGAAGAAAGGGTCGAAGACATGGTCGATGACGCCCGCAGGCAGACCAGGACCTTCGTCGAGCACGCCGAGCTCGACGGCGTCGTCCGCGCACCGCAGCTCGACCCGCAGGCGGCCCGCGCCATTCATCGCGTCGCGCGCATTCTTGACGAGGTTCTGGATCACCTGGTCGAGCAGCGTCGGATTGGTGCGCACCGGCGGCAGGCGGTCCTTGATGTCGAACGTGATCTCCAGCCCGCGAGTGAGGCCGACATCGCGATACGATGCAAAGCGCTCGCGCACGTACAGCGCGACGTCGACCGGTTCGATCGGCGGACTCTGCCGGCGCGAAAAAAGCAGCAGGTTGTCGGTGATCGCCTTGCAGCGCTGCGCCTGTTCCTGGATCGTCGTCAGTCCGCGCCGGAGAATTTCGAGGTCGGCGATTTCCGCTGCATTCGGGATCGCCTCCATCAGCGATTGCAGCTCTTCGGCGAAACCGGAAACGAGGCCGAGCGGATTGTTGATTTCGTGTGCGATGCCGGAAGCGAACTGCCCCAGCGAACTGAGACGATTCGCCTGCGCGAGCTGCCGCTCCATTTCGCGGCGCGCGGTGATGTCGCGCGCGACGCCGATGACGCCTTCCGCTTTTCCGTTCGTCAGCAGCACCGCCGTGCTGACTTCGAGCAGGCAGTGCGCTCCGCACGGCGTCTCGACCGCGATCTCGAACGGCAGCCCCGGCCCCCCGGCCAGACGCCGCCGGAAATCCCGCTCCACGCGCAACGCGGACGAATGGAGCATGAATTCGCCGCAGCGCCGCCCGATCGCCTGGTCGGCCGGCACGCCGAGGAGATCCGCCATGCGCGTGTTCACGAAGCTCAGGCGCCCGTCCAGATCGAGGATGTACACCGCGTCGTTGATGACGTCCTGGATCTGCTGTTCCCGGTTTTCGAGCCGCGCGGCATATTCGGTGAGCTTGCGCTCGCGCTCCTGCTGCGCGGTGACATCGAGCGCG
This region includes:
- a CDS encoding choice-of-anchor E domain-containing protein gives rise to the protein MQTQLRTSGIAIASLFAAIVPSAAHALLMTNTVAFSESASVTDTEGGGATTVSSTSFGTSELAQFDASAGVLTGATLNLSSTRTQTVTVSSTDGSNTGPNQVGTTTGTGQSTAKIVAPGVDNTFSPAISGSDDCTANRRGGCSGTGTTSSAATNLTATISSADLGSYVGGGTIDVSRSAPTLSAMQTTSLFTGTETTSYGVTWAGEVGVTYDYLLHAAPGLTALTLDFGTLFLDDAASLSFDILNLAGDRVGLDLDGFDPFSGPFSSDLATFAGLEAGGLLGYTAMMDTSAEGTFSSTYRLFFSDADVGVAATRSAYTLDLTLQGIVVARPSDIGPTAVPEPGLLALLGIGLAALALTDRRRARQE
- a CDS encoding PAS domain S-box protein codes for the protein MRADELDFFSLVQLRPDEGVIEFCGRRAILLHTDAMGALRKELVETLGAEAAKVVLTRYGFSCGHEYASLLAGYMHPDTIEQFVRGGPRTHMFAGIVEVDTHYVEIDSERRRYRMGGFWRRSYEAEQHLRLFGRSPEAVCWTVAGYASGFASYVFQTDMICIEQECEGRGNERCSWTLMNADDCSPELAELRKYFQPLNIKDQINGLETKVFERTRELEASEQRYRNLIEDLPEIVFALHLSGRLVQLNKAGRTRLGIDETDLSSLRLKDLVLPQYRAQASSFLKQSARQRSVSRLDVVMKDSAGHSFPVQLQVEPVIKDDKIVGYSGLALDVTAQQERERKLTEYAARLENREQQIQDVINDAVYILDLDGRLSFVNTRMADLLGVPADQAIGRRCGEFMLHSSALRVERDFRRRLAGGPGLPFEIAVETPCGAHCLLEVSTAVLLTNGKAEGVIGVARDITARREMERQLAQANRLSSLGQFASGIAHEINNPLGLVSGFAEELQSLMEAIPNAAEIADLEILRRGLTTIQEQAQRCKAITDNLLLFSRRQSPPIEPVDVALYVRERFASYRDVGLTRGLEITFDIKDRLPPVRTNPTLLDQVIQNLVKNARDAMNGAGRLRVELRCADDAVELGVLDEGPGLPAGVIDHVFDPFFTTKPPGRGTGLGLSICYGIMSELHGRITCGNRHEGGAWFRISLPYDEAGIEGAHR
- a CDS encoding helix-turn-helix domain-containing protein → MPALRERREDIPLLVDYLMRRAASHVTRLPRVSPPALSRLVDYPWPGNVRELRNVIERLLVFNDGETIDEATVCSILSIPPEKASIPAAQRAFSAITPLEDFERDYIVWVLDKLDGNVSAAAAALGVSRSTVYRFLRAAQLAG